The genome window TCCACCGGCATTCTGACCGGTATCCTTCTGGCGATCGCCCGCATTTCGGGCGAAACCGCGCCGCTGCTCTTCACGGCTCTGAACAACCAGTATTGGAGCCTGGATATGTCGCAGCCGATGGCGAACATTCCGGTCGTCATCTTCCAGTTCGCTATGAGCCCCTATGAGCAATGGCAGAATCTCGCCTGGGCCGGTGCCTTCGTGATGACCGCCGTCGTTTTGATCCTGAGCGTCGTATCGCGCTCCGTCCTGAACCGAAAAGGTGGGAAATGATGCTTCAGTCCGCAGACACTTTCGATGCTGCCAGCAAGGCGGAAAAACACCTGGCCAGAGACAAGATCGCGCTTGAGAAAGTCAATTTCTATTACGGCGACACCCACGCGATCAAGGATGTCAGCCTGAACTTCCCCGAGCGTCAGGTCTCGGCCCTCATCGGTCCCTCCGGCTGCGGCAAGTCCACGCTGCTGCGCATCCTGAACCGCATCTACACGCTGTATCCGAAGATGCGCGCTACTGGCTCGATCAAGCTCGACGGCAAGAACATCCTCGACCCCAGCTTCTCGATGAACGAGCTGCGCGCCCGCGTCGGCATGGTGTTCCAGAAACCCGTACCTTTCCCGATGTCGATCTATGACAACATCGCCTACGGCATTCGCCACCATGAGCGCCTCAGCAAGGCCGAGATGGACGTCCGCGTCGAGCAGGCGCTGCGTCAGGCCGCCCTCTGGGATGAGGTCAAGGACAAGCTGAAGGGCAGCGGCCTCGGTCTTTCCGGTGGTCAGCAGCAGCGTCTCTGCATCGCCCGCGGTGTGGCGTTACGCCCCGAGGTCCTGCTTCTCGACGAGCCGACTTCGGCCCTCGATCCGATCTCGACCGCCAAGGTCGAAGAGCTGGTCGCGCAGCTGAAGGGCGAGTTCACCATCGTCATCGTCACCCACAACATGCAACAGGCAAGCCGCATCTCCGACAACACCGCCTTCATGTATCTCGGCGAGCTGATCGAATACGGCCCGACCGCTGAGATCTTCCAGTCGCCGAAAGTCAAACGCACGGAAGACTACATCACGGGGCGCTACGGCTGATCCGTGAGGGCTGGATCACCATCGCAGATCCAGTCGGTCCAGCCCGTGGAAATGGTAGACGTCCTTGACCACGGGCGTCCTTGCCAGCTTGAGGCCGGGAAGCCGCTGGAAAAGGATCGGCAGCACGATGTTGAGCTCCAGCCGTGCCAGCGGTGCGCCGATGCAGAAATGGATGCCGGCGCCGAAGGAGAGGTTGGCCGCCTCGTTGCGATCGGGCCGGAAGGTGAGGGGATCGGTGAATTTCGCCGGGTCGAGATTGGCGGCGGCGAGAATGAGGCTGACCTTGTCGCCGCGCTGGAAAGCGACGCCATCGATTTCGGCGGGCTCCAGCGCCCAGCGCTGGAAGATGTGAACCGGCGCGCAGAGGCGCAGGGTTTCCTCGACGGTGCGCTCCGTTGTTGCTTCGTCGCGGAAGAGTTCCGCCGGATCTGAGCCGCTGTCGAGGATGGTGCGCACCGAATTGCCGATCTGGTGCACGGTCGCCTCATGTCCGGCGTTGAGCAGCACGATCGTCGTCGAGATCAGCTCTTCCTCGCTCAGATACTGGCCCTTGTGCTCGGTATGGATCATGTGGGTGAGCAGATCGTCGCGTGGGATCGCGCGGCGTTCTGCAATGACAGTTCTGACATAGTCGGAAAATTCCTTCGCCGCCCGTTCGGCCTCATCCTCCTGCTCGCGCGTTCGGCCGAACATATACATGCGGACATAGGCGTGCGACCAGGCGAGCAGCTGTGGTCCCATCTCCTCGGGGATGCCGATCATGCGGGCGATCATCGTCACCGGGATGATGTCGGCAAAGGCCGAGAGCAGCTCGACCTCACCCTTTTCAGCGAAGCCGTCGATCAGCCGGTTGGCGAGTTCGGCAAGCTCCGGCTTCATCTTCTCGACATGGCGGGAGACGAAGGCGCGGTTGACGAGCGTGCGCAGCCGCGTGTGTTCCGGCGGTTCGAGTTCGAGCAGGGAATAACGTTCCGAGAGATCGAAACTGGCAAGATGCGGCATCGGCTCGGCAAGGCCGA of Rhizobium sp. BT04 contains these proteins:
- a CDS encoding cytochrome P450, whose amino-acid sequence is MMIPPSLSIDPARRHVSLDARNPGFYGNPNAVYAALHAHCPTFYWSEQKQWFFTGYDHVNGLLRDRRFGRQILHIASREELGLAEPMPHLASFDLSERYSLLELEPPEHTRLRTLVNRAFVSRHVEKMKPELAELANRLIDGFAEKGEVELLSAFADIIPVTMIARMIGIPEEMGPQLLAWSHAYVRMYMFGRTREQEDEAERAAKEFSDYVRTVIAERRAIPRDDLLTHMIHTEHKGQYLSEEELISTTIVLLNAGHEATVHQIGNSVRTILDSGSDPAELFRDEATTERTVEETLRLCAPVHIFQRWALEPAEIDGVAFQRGDKVSLILAAANLDPAKFTDPLTFRPDRNEAANLSFGAGIHFCIGAPLARLELNIVLPILFQRLPGLKLARTPVVKDVYHFHGLDRLDLRW
- the pstB gene encoding phosphate ABC transporter ATP-binding protein PstB; its protein translation is MLQSADTFDAASKAEKHLARDKIALEKVNFYYGDTHAIKDVSLNFPERQVSALIGPSGCGKSTLLRILNRIYTLYPKMRATGSIKLDGKNILDPSFSMNELRARVGMVFQKPVPFPMSIYDNIAYGIRHHERLSKAEMDVRVEQALRQAALWDEVKDKLKGSGLGLSGGQQQRLCIARGVALRPEVLLLDEPTSALDPISTAKVEELVAQLKGEFTIVIVTHNMQQASRISDNTAFMYLGELIEYGPTAEIFQSPKVKRTEDYITGRYG